A single Nocardioides bizhenqiangii DNA region contains:
- a CDS encoding alkaline phosphatase PhoX: protein MVISRRGLMASSAAGAGIAVTGSFPSLAEARPRFAATPSGPHRPFPPLVDDPEGILALPAGFSYKILTRAGETALETGGSCPGSHDGAGAFGHGRRQYLILNHECDAGDPLGVPHLPGTVYDPGATGGGGCTVVRTDGKGNNRGQYVGISGTIANCAGGPTPWGTWWTCEEATARAGEDWENEDSGATGVYEKDHGYVFEVFGDGRARPKPLKALGRYDHEACAISADRQFVFLSEDADEPNGLFYRWEGPPRFRIGPDTVAKLSSASFGRLAAMAILLDDGSVLPDVAYLTSAQLGRPFRVTWVKVPDRDATEVDVREQFADGEVTGGRKFEGVWGTEQGVYVVNSYALEKGEDLPVDAVPHSGMVWFYSYADQTIQLVNYFPYQQHVHEETFEPAYPDLYFDSPDNVTVTPWGSLVLAEDGVGASHVLSSVPGGPSCAIARNMINVGDDAEPEYSEFTGPTFSADGKVLYVNIQDPGLTIAIDGPWGKYLG, encoded by the coding sequence ATGGTCATCTCTCGCCGCGGCCTGATGGCCAGCAGCGCCGCCGGAGCCGGGATCGCGGTCACCGGGTCTTTTCCCTCGCTCGCCGAGGCCAGGCCGAGGTTCGCTGCGACGCCCAGTGGCCCGCACCGTCCGTTTCCCCCGCTCGTCGACGATCCCGAGGGGATTCTGGCTCTCCCAGCCGGTTTCTCGTACAAGATCCTGACGCGGGCCGGGGAGACGGCTCTCGAGACAGGCGGGTCGTGCCCCGGCAGTCACGACGGTGCGGGGGCTTTCGGACATGGCCGGCGCCAATACCTGATCCTCAACCACGAGTGCGACGCCGGCGATCCGCTGGGTGTCCCGCACCTGCCGGGCACGGTGTACGACCCAGGCGCGACCGGTGGAGGTGGCTGCACCGTGGTCAGGACCGATGGCAAGGGCAACAACCGCGGGCAGTACGTGGGAATCTCAGGCACCATCGCCAACTGCGCCGGCGGGCCGACCCCGTGGGGGACCTGGTGGACGTGCGAGGAAGCCACCGCTCGTGCAGGGGAGGACTGGGAGAACGAGGACAGCGGTGCGACCGGCGTCTACGAGAAGGACCACGGCTACGTGTTCGAGGTCTTCGGCGACGGGCGCGCCCGACCGAAGCCGCTCAAGGCACTCGGGCGTTACGACCACGAGGCTTGCGCGATCAGCGCGGATCGCCAGTTCGTCTTCCTGTCCGAGGATGCCGACGAGCCGAACGGTCTGTTCTACCGCTGGGAGGGACCGCCTCGCTTCCGGATCGGCCCCGACACCGTCGCCAAGCTGTCCTCCGCGTCGTTCGGGCGGCTCGCCGCGATGGCAATTCTGTTGGATGACGGCAGCGTGCTGCCCGATGTCGCGTACTTGACCTCCGCCCAGCTCGGTCGGCCGTTCAGGGTCACCTGGGTGAAGGTGCCCGATCGCGACGCCACGGAGGTCGACGTGCGTGAGCAGTTCGCGGACGGCGAGGTCACCGGCGGTCGTAAGTTCGAGGGCGTGTGGGGCACCGAGCAAGGCGTGTACGTGGTGAACTCCTACGCACTCGAGAAGGGTGAAGACCTCCCCGTCGATGCTGTGCCGCACAGCGGAATGGTCTGGTTCTACAGCTACGCGGACCAGACGATCCAGCTGGTGAACTACTTCCCTTATCAGCAGCACGTCCACGAGGAGACGTTCGAGCCGGCGTATCCCGACCTCTACTTCGACAGCCCGGACAACGTCACCGTGACGCCGTGGGGATCACTCGTCCTGGCGGAGGACGGGGTGGGCGCATCGCACGTGCTCAGCAGCGTGCCCGGCGGACCGAGCTGCGCGATCGCCCGGAACATGATCAATGTCGGCGACGACGCTGAACCCGAGTACTCCGAGTTCACCGGTCCCACGTTCTCCGCAGACGGCAAGGTGCTCTACGTGAACATTCAGGACCCTGGCCTGACCATCGCCATTGATGGACCGTGGGGCAAGTACCTCGGGTGA
- a CDS encoding M1 family metallopeptidase, giving the protein MSLRNSADLPTSDPYLPGHGDPAWSATHYALDLQYDVSGNRLRGQVVLDAVAEHDLTRVVLDLAHLRATKVTVDGAEPAKYAARDNRLVVTLRRPLSAGTNFRLLVKYEGQPRPLVDRHHGDAGWEELEDGVIVAGQPHGAPTWFPCNDRPDNKASYTISVTTQPEYVVVANGELALRRRRGATTRWTYQQLEPMATYLATVQIGRYELRELDASVPMLAAVPPDVGDGFEAAFGRQPEMLVAFTERFGPYPFPSYTVVVTPDDLEIPLESQTLSTFGRNFCRDDWDAIRLVAHELSHQWFGNTATLREWKDIWLHEGFACYSEWIWSEESGGDSADTWARRHHDRLADLEQDLVLADPGPELMFDDRLYKRGALTLHAVRLTVGDDAFFDLLRSWVTHHRGGTVSTAEFVAFAGDRTGTDLDDLFKCWLQQPELPDLPAAS; this is encoded by the coding sequence GTGAGTCTGCGCAACAGCGCCGACCTTCCGACGTCCGACCCTTACCTCCCGGGCCACGGAGACCCGGCGTGGAGCGCCACCCACTACGCCCTCGACCTCCAGTACGACGTGTCCGGCAACCGTCTGCGCGGTCAGGTCGTCCTCGATGCGGTCGCTGAGCACGACCTGACCCGGGTGGTCCTCGATCTCGCGCACCTGCGGGCTACGAAGGTGACCGTCGATGGCGCGGAACCGGCCAAGTACGCCGCCCGCGACAACCGCCTCGTCGTCACCCTCCGCCGTCCGCTCTCCGCCGGCACGAACTTCCGACTCCTGGTGAAGTACGAAGGACAGCCGCGCCCGCTCGTCGACCGCCACCATGGCGATGCTGGGTGGGAGGAGCTCGAGGACGGCGTGATCGTCGCGGGCCAGCCGCACGGCGCGCCGACCTGGTTCCCCTGCAACGACCGACCCGACAACAAGGCCTCGTACACGATCTCGGTGACGACCCAACCCGAATACGTCGTCGTCGCCAACGGCGAGCTGGCCCTTCGACGCCGGCGCGGAGCCACCACGCGCTGGACCTACCAGCAGCTCGAGCCGATGGCCACGTACCTGGCGACGGTCCAGATCGGCCGCTACGAGCTTCGTGAGCTGGACGCCTCGGTTCCGATGCTCGCCGCCGTTCCGCCCGATGTCGGCGACGGGTTCGAGGCCGCGTTCGGCCGGCAACCCGAGATGCTGGTGGCCTTCACCGAACGGTTCGGTCCCTACCCCTTTCCCAGCTATACCGTCGTCGTCACTCCGGACGACCTCGAGATTCCGCTGGAATCCCAGACGCTTTCGACGTTCGGGCGCAACTTCTGCCGCGACGACTGGGACGCGATCCGGCTCGTGGCGCATGAGCTGTCCCATCAATGGTTCGGCAACACAGCGACCCTTCGGGAGTGGAAGGACATCTGGCTGCATGAAGGCTTTGCCTGCTACAGCGAGTGGATCTGGTCCGAAGAGTCCGGAGGCGACTCAGCCGACACCTGGGCTCGCCGTCATCACGACCGACTCGCCGATCTGGAGCAGGACCTGGTGCTTGCCGACCCCGGCCCCGAGCTGATGTTCGACGACCGCCTGTACAAGCGCGGGGCGCTCACGTTGCACGCCGTTCGTCTCACCGTCGGGGACGACGCGTTCTTCGACCTTCTGCGCAGCTGGGTCACACACCATCGCGGCGGCACCGTCTCGACCGCCGAGTTCGTGGCCTTCGCCGGCGATCGGACCGGCACCGATCTCGACGACCTCTTCAAGTGCTGGTTGCAGCAGCCGGAGCTCCCGGACCTGCCAGCCGCCAGCTGA
- the tuf gene encoding elongation factor Tu encodes MAKSQFMRTKPHLNIGTMGHVDHGKTTLTAAITKVLADADPGQNTFVSFDGIDRAPEEIQRGITINIAHVEYETATRHYAHVDMPGHADYVKNMITGAAQVDAAILVVSAQDGAMPQTREHVLLARRVGVPYLVVALNKSDAVEDEDLLDLVELEVRELLGEYGFPGEEVPVVRVSALKALEGDPRWTQSIMDLLQAVDDYVPVPDRELGEPFLMPIESVLTISGRGTVVTGAVERGSLRVGDAVEVVGLGPTVASVATGLETFGKTLEEVRAGDNAAVLLRGVRREDVRRGQVLGAPGSVMPHARFTANLHALTAAEGGRHTPFAADYRPQFYFRTTDVSGGMDLGEVALVMPGDTVEVTVDLGKPVAMEVGLGFAVREGGRTVAAGTVTGLLD; translated from the coding sequence ATGGCCAAGAGCCAGTTCATGCGGACCAAGCCGCACCTCAACATCGGGACGATGGGTCACGTCGACCACGGCAAGACGACGCTGACCGCCGCGATCACCAAGGTGCTCGCGGACGCCGACCCGGGTCAGAACACCTTCGTGTCCTTCGACGGGATCGACCGGGCGCCGGAGGAGATCCAGCGTGGGATCACCATCAACATCGCGCACGTGGAGTACGAGACGGCGACCCGTCACTACGCCCACGTCGACATGCCGGGCCACGCGGACTACGTGAAGAACATGATCACCGGCGCTGCCCAGGTGGATGCGGCGATCCTCGTCGTGTCCGCGCAGGACGGCGCGATGCCGCAGACGCGGGAGCACGTGCTGCTCGCGCGGCGGGTCGGCGTGCCGTACCTCGTAGTGGCCCTCAACAAGTCCGACGCAGTCGAGGACGAGGACCTGCTCGACCTGGTCGAGCTGGAGGTTCGTGAGCTGCTCGGCGAGTACGGGTTCCCCGGCGAGGAGGTGCCCGTCGTCCGGGTGTCCGCGCTCAAGGCGCTCGAGGGCGACCCGCGGTGGACGCAGTCGATCATGGACCTCCTGCAGGCCGTCGACGACTACGTGCCGGTGCCCGACCGCGAGCTCGGCGAGCCGTTCCTGATGCCGATCGAGAGCGTGCTCACGATCAGCGGCCGGGGCACGGTGGTCACCGGTGCTGTCGAGCGGGGATCGCTCCGCGTCGGCGATGCCGTCGAGGTCGTCGGGCTCGGTCCGACGGTCGCGAGCGTGGCGACCGGGTTGGAGACCTTCGGCAAGACCCTGGAGGAGGTCCGGGCCGGCGACAACGCCGCGGTGCTGCTTCGTGGCGTACGTCGTGAGGACGTCCGCCGGGGCCAGGTGCTCGGCGCGCCCGGTTCGGTGATGCCGCATGCCAGGTTCACCGCGAACCTGCATGCACTGACCGCCGCCGAAGGTGGTCGGCACACGCCGTTCGCCGCGGACTACCGCCCGCAGTTCTACTTCCGGACGACCGACGTCTCCGGAGGCATGGACCTCGGGGAAGTGGCGCTGGTGATGCCCGGTGACACGGTCGAAGTGACCGTCGATCTCGGAAAGCCGGTCGCGATGGAGGTCGGTCTCGGCTTCGCCGTCCGCGAGGGCGGACGGACCGTGGCCGCCGGCACCGTCACTGGTCTGCTCGACTGA
- a CDS encoding MMPL family transporter, producing the protein MSHFLYRIGNFAGRHPWRVIAAWIFVAGAVFMLNSSQGGEYDESFSLPGSESQRAADAIEDRFPQETLYSSNVIFHSDNGLTDPATKAAIEQAVEQLTEGEHVVAVSSPYDPRGPTVSEDGQTAFATVAFDIEKVGIEELDAAEEAVQDVRDAGIQVEYDGGLGYADLPAGGNSELIGVLLAVVILAVAFGSLVAMSLPIGTALLAIVVGSSGIGIMAGVVAVPKITGIVAMMLGLGVGIDYALFILTRHRQNLAAGQSVPVAIGRANATAGLSVLFAGVTVMVAILGLKLSGIPMMEKMGYGSAIMVAVVMLASITLLPAILGVVKHRVNSARVPFVKQKPVDNPDAASAKWAARVVAKPLRYGGAAAVVLGILAIPVFSMHLGFADAGNDAPDTTTRKSYDLMAEGYGAGINGPLQVVLDADGATIPSGAIERISTALASEPGVASVDPPSTNEAGDIAIISVVPTTSPQDAETGELLEQIREDTIPAALDGTGVEASVTGNTALTEDVSSRLQDRMPLFLGAVIGLSFLLLMVVFRSVLVPLKAAALNVLGVGAAYGVIVAVFQWGWFANLIGVHESVPIMPLAPMLMFAILFGLSMDYEVFLMSRVREQYRKHFDPRRAVVEGVGSTARVITCAALIMIGVFSSFMLDVDVTTKMFGLGLAVAVLLDVTLIRMVLVPAAMSLLGHRAWWLPAWLERRLPSIDIEGGAYDGEELPVLEPVADEPEREAALV; encoded by the coding sequence ATGTCTCACTTCCTCTACCGAATCGGCAACTTCGCCGGGCGCCACCCCTGGCGTGTCATCGCCGCGTGGATCTTCGTCGCCGGCGCGGTCTTCATGCTCAACTCCTCGCAGGGTGGTGAGTACGACGAGAGCTTCAGCCTTCCGGGCTCGGAGTCCCAGCGTGCCGCCGACGCCATCGAGGACCGCTTCCCGCAAGAGACGCTGTACTCGTCGAACGTGATCTTCCACTCCGACAACGGACTGACCGACCCGGCCACCAAGGCCGCGATCGAGCAGGCCGTGGAGCAGTTGACCGAGGGTGAACACGTCGTTGCCGTGAGCAGCCCCTACGATCCTCGAGGCCCCACGGTCAGCGAGGACGGGCAGACCGCCTTCGCGACCGTCGCCTTCGACATCGAGAAGGTCGGCATCGAGGAGCTCGACGCCGCTGAGGAGGCGGTCCAGGACGTCCGTGACGCGGGCATCCAGGTCGAGTACGACGGCGGCCTCGGCTACGCCGACCTCCCCGCCGGCGGCAACAGCGAGCTGATCGGCGTCCTGCTCGCCGTCGTCATCCTCGCCGTCGCCTTCGGGTCGCTGGTCGCGATGAGCCTGCCCATCGGCACAGCGCTCCTCGCCATCGTGGTCGGCAGCAGCGGCATCGGCATCATGGCCGGCGTCGTCGCGGTGCCGAAGATCACCGGCATCGTCGCGATGATGCTCGGGCTCGGCGTCGGCATCGACTATGCGCTGTTCATCCTGACCCGGCACCGCCAGAACCTTGCGGCGGGGCAGTCCGTGCCCGTGGCCATCGGCCGCGCCAACGCGACCGCCGGCCTGTCGGTGCTGTTCGCAGGCGTGACCGTGATGGTCGCGATCCTCGGGCTCAAGCTCTCGGGCATCCCGATGATGGAGAAGATGGGGTACGGCTCGGCGATCATGGTCGCCGTCGTCATGCTCGCGTCGATCACCCTGCTCCCTGCGATCCTCGGCGTCGTCAAGCACCGCGTCAACAGCGCCCGGGTCCCCTTCGTGAAGCAGAAGCCGGTGGACAACCCGGATGCTGCTTCGGCCAAGTGGGCCGCACGGGTGGTCGCCAAGCCGCTGCGCTACGGCGGCGCGGCAGCGGTCGTCCTCGGAATCCTCGCGATCCCCGTCTTCTCGATGCACCTGGGGTTCGCGGACGCGGGCAACGATGCGCCGGACACGACGACCCGCAAGTCCTACGACCTGATGGCCGAGGGCTACGGTGCCGGCATCAACGGCCCGCTCCAGGTGGTGCTCGACGCCGACGGGGCCACGATCCCGAGTGGCGCGATCGAGCGGATCTCGACCGCGCTGGCGAGTGAGCCGGGCGTAGCCTCGGTCGACCCGCCGTCGACGAACGAGGCTGGGGACATCGCAATCATCAGCGTCGTCCCGACCACGTCACCGCAGGACGCGGAGACCGGCGAGCTGCTCGAGCAGATCCGTGAGGACACCATCCCCGCGGCGCTCGACGGTACCGGCGTCGAGGCGTCGGTCACCGGCAACACGGCGCTCACCGAGGACGTCTCGTCGCGACTGCAGGACCGGATGCCTCTGTTCCTCGGAGCGGTCATCGGGCTGTCGTTCCTGCTGCTGATGGTCGTGTTCCGGTCGGTGCTGGTCCCGCTGAAGGCTGCTGCGCTCAACGTGCTCGGCGTCGGAGCTGCGTACGGCGTGATCGTCGCGGTCTTCCAGTGGGGTTGGTTCGCGAACCTGATCGGCGTGCACGAGAGCGTGCCGATCATGCCGCTGGCTCCGATGCTGATGTTCGCGATCCTGTTCGGCCTCTCGATGGACTACGAGGTGTTCCTGATGAGCCGGGTCCGCGAGCAGTACCGCAAGCACTTCGATCCCCGGCGCGCCGTGGTCGAGGGTGTGGGCTCCACAGCCCGGGTCATCACCTGTGCCGCACTCATCATGATCGGCGTGTTCTCCTCGTTCATGTTGGACGTCGACGTCACGACCAAGATGTTCGGTCTCGGCCTCGCGGTCGCTGTCCTCCTGGATGTCACGCTGATCCGCATGGTGCTGGTCCCGGCTGCGATGAGCCTGTTGGGTCACCGCGCCTGGTGGCTCCCGGCCTGGCTCGAGCGCCGGCTGCCGTCGATCGACATCGAGGGTGGAGCGTACGACGGCGAGGAGCTGCCCGTCCTGGAGCCCGTCGCCGACGAGCCGGAGCGGGAGGCCGCCCTGGTCTGA
- a CDS encoding Pls/PosA family non-ribosomal peptide synthetase — protein sequence MDAGTGVLTYAELEEAADELASELNAHGVGPGDKVGVRAASGTTDLYVAILGVLVAGAAYVPVDVDDPDERARLVFDEADVTAIVGNDRVVVWRREGPALEPRDPGLDDDAWVIFTSGSTGTPKGVAVTHRNAAAFVDAEARMFLQEAPLGVGDRVMAGLSVAFDASCEEMWLAWRYGACLVPAPRALVRTGIDVGPWLVANEITVVSTVPTLVALWPLESLEQVRLLIMGGEACPPELASRLLAPGREVWNTYGPTEATVVACGARLSDDGLVRIGLPLDGWDLAVVDADGQPVGEGESGELIIGGVGLARYLDPEKDAEKYAPMPSLGWDRAYRSGDVVIYDSAGLFFQGRADDQVKLGGRRVELGEIDSALLALPGVVAAAAAVRRTAAGNRLLVGYIATNASFDQASAVESLRRSMPAPLVPRLALVEALPTRTSGKVDRDALAWPLPPATTSTALRGTAAWIAELWNEVLAAQPTTVTDDFFDLGGGSLTAAQMVSLLRSRFPDAAVGDIYEHPTVGALATYLDGLATPGPASTRAVRPIPLKSQLGQVAATLMVRSLGGLQWLAWVGLGCQLGASLLGMGWLPQPSWWLVVPAWLVLVSAPGRMLLAAGFARLLLRPVTPGNHPRGGRIHLRLWLAQHVVDELRAVSLAGAPWITWYARLLGAKIGRDVDLHSIPPVTGMLRLGKGASIEPEVDLTGFWVDGDVVHVGPISVGARARVGARSMLCPGAVVEADAEVAPGASVFGTVPAGEFWSGSPAVRVSRTARGPWRDRPASSPLWVAAYGAVAAFLSVIPLLGIVGGAAIPLLVAERPTGFADALALLPWLPVSTLAGLVTVAVLVWAVVRLAARAIVPGVHPVRSRAALAVWTTIRVLDEARTWIFPLYSSMLTPAWLRLLGARVGTDVEASTVLMVPSLTQVNDQAFLADDTLIGGYELGGGWLRVERVKIGRRAFVGNSGMAAPGRKVPKASLVAVLSAAPRRKSARSGESWLGSPPAALRRVTSESDSGRTYAPPTRLKIARAGFELCRLIPCTLAIGLATALAIVLVVVLDRANPVVAVLVAGPVLAFGGLVAACLTVVAKWLLVGRMRPGAHPLWSSFVWRNELADTFVEVVAAPWFARPVSGTPLLNAWFRAMGARIGRGVWCETYWLPEADLVDLGDGATVNPGSVLQTHLFHDRVLSMDTVALRRGATLGPNSVILPAAMLGRHATVGPVSLVMRGESVPDKTSWIGNPIGPWADHS from the coding sequence GTGGACGCCGGCACAGGCGTGCTCACCTACGCCGAGCTCGAGGAGGCGGCCGACGAGCTCGCCTCCGAGCTGAATGCTCATGGTGTCGGACCCGGCGACAAGGTAGGGGTGCGGGCCGCCTCGGGCACGACCGACCTCTACGTGGCGATCCTCGGAGTCCTCGTCGCCGGCGCGGCGTACGTGCCGGTCGATGTGGACGACCCGGATGAACGCGCCCGGCTGGTGTTCGACGAGGCCGACGTCACCGCAATCGTGGGCAACGACCGCGTGGTCGTCTGGCGGAGGGAAGGCCCTGCTCTCGAGCCACGCGACCCTGGCTTGGACGACGACGCGTGGGTGATCTTCACCAGCGGCTCCACCGGAACCCCGAAGGGGGTGGCGGTGACGCACCGGAACGCCGCAGCCTTCGTCGACGCGGAGGCCCGCATGTTCCTCCAGGAAGCGCCCCTCGGTGTTGGTGACCGGGTGATGGCCGGGCTGAGCGTGGCCTTCGACGCCTCGTGCGAGGAGATGTGGCTGGCGTGGCGTTACGGCGCCTGCCTCGTTCCGGCGCCGCGGGCACTGGTGCGTACGGGCATCGACGTCGGCCCCTGGCTGGTCGCCAACGAGATCACCGTTGTCTCGACAGTGCCCACCTTGGTGGCGCTGTGGCCGCTGGAGTCGCTCGAGCAGGTGCGCCTCCTCATCATGGGGGGTGAAGCCTGCCCGCCGGAGCTGGCCAGCCGCCTCCTCGCGCCCGGTCGCGAAGTCTGGAACACCTACGGCCCCACCGAGGCGACTGTGGTCGCTTGCGGCGCGCGGCTGAGCGACGACGGGCTGGTGCGGATCGGACTGCCGCTCGACGGGTGGGACCTCGCCGTCGTCGATGCCGACGGCCAGCCGGTCGGCGAGGGCGAGTCAGGCGAGCTCATCATCGGTGGCGTCGGGCTCGCCCGTTACCTCGATCCCGAGAAGGACGCCGAGAAGTACGCACCGATGCCGTCACTGGGGTGGGACCGCGCGTACCGGAGTGGCGACGTGGTGATCTATGACTCCGCCGGGCTGTTCTTCCAGGGTCGGGCCGACGACCAGGTCAAGCTGGGTGGTCGACGTGTCGAGCTCGGCGAGATCGACAGCGCGCTCCTCGCACTCCCTGGGGTGGTTGCCGCGGCCGCTGCCGTGCGGAGGACGGCTGCCGGCAACAGGCTCCTGGTCGGCTACATAGCCACGAATGCATCGTTCGACCAAGCCAGCGCCGTCGAGTCCTTGCGCCGTTCGATGCCGGCACCCTTGGTGCCACGACTGGCACTCGTCGAGGCCTTGCCGACCCGAACCTCGGGCAAGGTCGACCGCGACGCGCTCGCTTGGCCGCTGCCACCGGCCACGACGAGCACGGCGCTCCGGGGTACGGCGGCGTGGATCGCCGAGCTCTGGAACGAAGTGCTCGCAGCCCAGCCCACAACCGTCACCGACGACTTCTTCGACCTCGGCGGCGGGAGCCTGACGGCGGCTCAGATGGTGTCGCTGCTTCGCAGCCGCTTCCCTGATGCTGCGGTGGGTGACATCTACGAGCATCCGACCGTGGGCGCTCTCGCTACCTACCTGGACGGCCTGGCCACCCCTGGTCCGGCGTCAACGCGAGCCGTGCGGCCGATCCCTCTGAAGAGCCAGCTCGGACAGGTCGCCGCCACCCTGATGGTGCGCTCCCTCGGCGGCCTCCAGTGGCTGGCGTGGGTCGGCCTCGGGTGCCAGCTCGGCGCCAGCCTGCTCGGCATGGGCTGGCTTCCTCAGCCCTCGTGGTGGCTGGTCGTGCCCGCCTGGCTGGTCTTGGTCAGCGCCCCGGGTCGGATGCTCCTGGCGGCGGGCTTCGCGCGGCTCCTGCTCCGACCTGTCACTCCCGGCAACCACCCCCGCGGCGGTCGGATCCACCTCCGGTTGTGGCTCGCCCAGCACGTGGTCGACGAGCTGCGCGCCGTCAGCCTCGCCGGCGCCCCATGGATCACGTGGTACGCGAGGCTGCTCGGGGCGAAGATCGGTCGCGACGTCGACCTGCACAGCATCCCGCCCGTGACCGGCATGCTCCGGCTGGGGAAGGGCGCCTCGATCGAGCCCGAGGTGGACCTCACCGGCTTCTGGGTCGATGGCGACGTCGTGCACGTCGGCCCGATCTCGGTGGGGGCACGGGCCCGGGTCGGCGCCCGCAGCATGCTGTGCCCGGGCGCAGTGGTGGAGGCCGATGCCGAGGTCGCCCCTGGCGCGTCGGTCTTCGGCACCGTGCCCGCGGGCGAGTTCTGGTCGGGGTCGCCGGCCGTCAGGGTCTCCCGGACCGCGCGTGGCCCCTGGCGGGACCGGCCGGCCAGCAGCCCGCTGTGGGTGGCGGCGTACGGCGCGGTCGCGGCGTTCCTGTCTGTCATTCCCCTGCTCGGGATCGTCGGCGGCGCGGCGATACCGCTCCTGGTGGCCGAGCGCCCGACGGGCTTCGCCGACGCACTGGCGCTGCTCCCCTGGTTGCCGGTCTCGACGCTCGCCGGCCTGGTCACCGTGGCCGTCCTGGTGTGGGCCGTGGTCCGCCTGGCAGCCCGGGCGATCGTGCCCGGCGTACACCCGGTGCGCAGTCGGGCGGCGCTGGCGGTGTGGACGACGATCCGCGTGCTCGACGAGGCGCGGACCTGGATCTTCCCGCTCTACTCCTCGATGCTGACGCCTGCCTGGCTGCGACTGCTCGGCGCTCGGGTCGGAACCGACGTCGAGGCGTCGACGGTGCTGATGGTGCCGTCGCTGACCCAGGTCAACGACCAAGCCTTCCTCGCCGACGACACCCTCATCGGCGGCTATGAACTAGGCGGTGGGTGGCTGCGGGTCGAACGGGTCAAGATCGGCAGACGGGCCTTCGTCGGCAACTCCGGCATGGCCGCCCCGGGGCGCAAGGTGCCCAAGGCCTCGCTCGTCGCGGTCCTCTCTGCCGCGCCGCGACGCAAGAGTGCGCGCTCCGGCGAATCCTGGCTGGGAAGCCCTCCGGCCGCGCTGCGGCGGGTGACCTCGGAGAGCGACTCTGGCCGCACCTACGCGCCACCCACCCGCCTCAAGATCGCGCGAGCCGGCTTCGAGCTCTGCCGCCTCATTCCCTGCACGCTGGCGATCGGACTCGCGACTGCCTTGGCGATCGTCCTGGTCGTCGTTCTGGATCGAGCCAATCCGGTCGTCGCCGTCCTTGTTGCCGGACCGGTGCTGGCCTTCGGCGGACTTGTCGCAGCCTGCCTGACCGTGGTCGCCAAATGGCTGCTCGTCGGTCGCATGAGACCCGGTGCCCATCCGCTGTGGAGCTCGTTCGTCTGGCGCAACGAGCTGGCCGACACCTTCGTCGAGGTCGTGGCGGCGCCCTGGTTCGCTCGCCCGGTGTCCGGCACTCCGCTGCTCAACGCGTGGTTCCGCGCAATGGGTGCCAGGATCGGCCGCGGCGTCTGGTGCGAGACCTACTGGCTGCCCGAAGCAGACCTGGTCGACCTCGGCGACGGTGCCACGGTCAACCCGGGCAGCGTGCTCCAGACCCACCTGTTCCACGACCGCGTTCTCAGCATGGACACCGTGGCGCTGCGGCGAGGCGCGACGCTGGGTCCGAACAGCGTGATCCTGCCGGCCGCGATGCTGGGTCGTCACGCTACGGTCGGGCCTGTGTCGTTGGTGATGAGAGGCGAGTCCGTGCCGGACAAGACGAGCTGGATCGGCAACCCCATCGGTCCCTGGGCAGACCACTCGTGA
- a CDS encoding hemerythrin domain-containing protein yields the protein MSTDAIVLLKQDHKEIRRLFREFQQAGEDATARKAKLVDDIIEILTVHTYIENEVMYPRVRELLPDLEDDVLESYEEHHVADLLVVELAGMNPSAERFDAKTTVLIESVTHHIEEEEQDWFPKVRDGLGRKVLQEIGAEMQEARTKAPRRPSQPSALKKTVDAVLS from the coding sequence ATGTCCACCGATGCCATCGTCCTGCTCAAGCAGGACCACAAAGAGATCCGGCGCTTGTTCCGGGAGTTCCAGCAGGCGGGGGAGGACGCGACCGCCCGCAAGGCGAAGCTGGTCGACGACATCATCGAGATCCTCACCGTGCACACCTACATCGAGAACGAGGTCATGTACCCGCGGGTCCGGGAGCTGCTGCCCGACCTCGAGGACGACGTGCTCGAGTCCTACGAGGAGCACCACGTGGCCGACCTCCTCGTCGTCGAGCTGGCCGGCATGAACCCGTCTGCCGAGCGGTTCGACGCCAAGACCACCGTCCTCATCGAGAGCGTCACGCACCACATCGAGGAGGAGGAGCAGGACTGGTTCCCCAAGGTCCGGGACGGTCTGGGCCGGAAGGTGCTCCAGGAGATCGGCGCCGAGATGCAGGAGGCCCGGACGAAGGCGCCGCGGCGACCCTCGCAGCCCAGCGCGCTGAAGAAGACCGTCGACGCCGTCCTGTCCTAG
- a CDS encoding DUF4395 domain-containing protein, whose product MPGTSIGACPLRAQVDPRLVRFSAGATASILAIGLLIVDVARPWGLGLIATQAAVFAFTAFVSFQWSLWAQVYARFIWPRIGAPAELEDARPPRFAQLLGFVLTAVGLTFFAVGGDVAGYSVTALAVGVAGLNASTGLCLGCKAYSLMRRLRSA is encoded by the coding sequence ATGCCCGGTACCAGCATCGGCGCCTGTCCGCTCCGCGCCCAGGTCGATCCGCGCCTGGTGCGGTTCAGCGCCGGGGCGACTGCGAGCATTCTCGCCATCGGGTTGCTCATCGTCGACGTTGCCCGACCATGGGGGCTCGGCCTGATCGCCACCCAGGCCGCCGTGTTCGCGTTCACCGCATTCGTCAGCTTCCAGTGGTCGCTGTGGGCGCAGGTCTATGCCCGCTTCATCTGGCCGCGGATAGGAGCACCGGCCGAGCTGGAGGATGCTCGGCCGCCGAGGTTCGCCCAGCTCCTCGGGTTCGTGCTCACGGCTGTGGGGCTGACCTTCTTCGCAGTCGGCGGCGACGTCGCCGGCTACAGCGTGACGGCACTCGCCGTTGGCGTAGCAGGCCTCAACGCCTCCACCGGGCTGTGCTTGGGCTGCAAGGCCTACTCGTTGATGCGCCGGCTGCGATCGGCCTGA